In Citrus sinensis cultivar Valencia sweet orange chromosome 3, DVS_A1.0, whole genome shotgun sequence, the sequence TATATGCATTGCTCACCCTAGCTCTTTGATTTTCGTCATCTCCTTTACATATATGAAAAgcgttatatatatatttattttgattgattttgtaaCACCCTTTGCTCACACATGCAAAGACGCTAAGCAACACTTTATGTTGAGAGAGGGTCTAAACAAGATTAATTTGCAATAACTTGATGCAGACAAGATATCTAAGGCCACAACTACATCACCTTCTGATCTGGTGGTGATAGCACTTGCACATGCTTTAGCCCTATTTGCGGCGGTGGCCTCGAGCATCAACACCTCCGGTGGCCATGTCAATCCTGCTGTTACCTTCGGTGCACTTCTTGGTGGAAGAATCTCCGTCGTTCGCGCCATCTATTACTGGATTGCTCAGCTCTTGGGTGCCATTGTTGCTGCCCTCCTCTTAAGATTCGCCACCAATGGCATGGTAAAACATACTATATACACAGCtgtatatttgataaaatttgtatCGCGCTCATAATATCACAGGACGGTTATGTGAACCGTATGACTATATATAAAGCCCTATATCGATTTAATTTGCATCGCGCTCAGGAAGGTTGCATTAACTGTAGGTCTATTTTGCAGAGACCAGTGGGGTTTTATGTGGCATCTGGGGTTGGAGAAGGGCACGGGCTTGTGCTGGAGATAGTGATGACATTTGGTTTGGTTTACACTGTCTACGCAACAGTGATTGATCCCAAAAGAGGAAGCCTGGGGATAGTTGGACCTCTGGCCATCGGGTTCATCGTCGGCGCCAACATTCTGGTAGGTGGACCGTTTGACGGAGCATCAATGAATCCGGCCAGGGCATTCGGACCGGCACTCGTGGGCTGGAGATGGAGGAACCACTGGATTTACTGGGTCGGTCCATTCATTGGAGCAGGACTTGCGGCACTCATATACGAGTACATAGTGATACCTACAGAGCCACCAATCCACACTCACCAGCCCTTGGCTCCTGAAGATTACTAGTGATCTGTTTCTTTCTGTTTCTGTAATCATTTGCACATGAATCTCTCTGCctggcctttttttttttgtttgaacctttttttgtttgttgatcttttttaatctttctgTGTCTTCTTCCTGTTATTCTCTCTTTGTGCAACTGTTGTCATCTTCTGTCTTATATTaccatcaaaataaaaaaaagggggcctcttattttctttaccTACGTATTTGCTTCCAGTTCTTTCTCATACACGCATGTCTGTTTCTATATGATAGATAATATGAAAATCTAGTACTGTAAGAGAGGCAACCCAAAAATTCCAATTTGATGAAGGATAATTGCTAAAAATTTGGTCAGGGAGTTGAAGCTGTTTCCCATTTCAACCAGCTAATTGCCTGTTATTTTCACTTAAGCAGATGAAGATGGTGTCAGGCAATGGCTTCCGAACAAATACATGCAAAAATTCTCATTGTcactattttcataatatcttaatataaacATATTGGCAAGCAAAATGACTCTCCATGAAATCatcatcaaaacaaaaaaaaaaaaaattgataatatatCTCTCAATGCCTAGCAATGAAAAGTAGTCCTATCGTATAcaatttttcccaattttttaaaatcgtATTGATACATAGagatatatgat encodes:
- the LOC102628735 gene encoding probable aquaporin TIP3-2; this translates as MKSTSFGHFKRLHFHFASKHTPNNRSRKIKILKKAAASSINTPLFTFSPSKSNSHKQKQKQLFGGDNLIVVFEEIKKIDIKITSTRVYIANMPPRRYAIGRADEAAHPDTMRAALAEFVSTLIFVFAGEGSILALDKISKATTTSPSDLVVIALAHALALFAAVASSINTSGGHVNPAVTFGALLGGRISVVRAIYYWIAQLLGAIVAALLLRFATNGMRPVGFYVASGVGEGHGLVLEIVMTFGLVYTVYATVIDPKRGSLGIVGPLAIGFIVGANILVGGPFDGASMNPARAFGPALVGWRWRNHWIYWVGPFIGAGLAALIYEYIVIPTEPPIHTHQPLAPEDY